One window of Microbacterium sp. Root61 genomic DNA carries:
- a CDS encoding carbohydrate ABC transporter permease: MTTTTTPPRARSARAEDRPPREPKRIGFGRRAASWDMKLSPYLYISPFFLLFIVIGLFPIAYTAVISFMDWDLVRGSGTFVGFEQYAYVLGNPKFWIALRNTFSIFLLSTVPQLILAVFIAAMLDQNIRAKTFWRMGVLVPYVMAPVAVALIFSNMFGDKYGIINTLLGNIGIAPIPWHSNAFASHIAIATMVNFRWTGYNTLILLAAMQAIPRDYYEAATVDGAGKMRQFFAITVPSLRPTLIFVIITSTIGGLQIFDEPRMYDQYGTGGANYQWLTITLWLYDIGWGEWNFGRAAALAWILFLIILVIGIINLFVTRGLVRDEGARGSLSRRDRRFAAREARRAVAADAASRSIPASDPRPREEGER, encoded by the coding sequence GTGACCACGACCACCACCCCGCCGCGCGCACGCTCGGCACGAGCCGAGGACCGGCCCCCACGCGAACCAAAGCGGATCGGCTTCGGCCGCCGTGCCGCCTCGTGGGACATGAAGCTCTCGCCCTACCTCTATATCTCGCCGTTCTTCCTCCTCTTCATCGTGATCGGGCTGTTCCCGATCGCGTACACCGCCGTGATCTCGTTCATGGACTGGGACCTGGTGCGCGGCAGCGGCACGTTCGTCGGCTTCGAGCAGTACGCCTACGTGCTCGGCAACCCGAAGTTCTGGATCGCACTGCGCAACACGTTCAGCATCTTCCTGCTGTCGACTGTGCCGCAGCTGATCCTCGCCGTCTTCATCGCCGCGATGCTCGATCAGAACATCCGCGCCAAGACGTTCTGGCGCATGGGCGTGCTGGTCCCCTACGTGATGGCCCCCGTCGCGGTGGCGCTGATCTTCAGCAACATGTTCGGCGACAAGTACGGCATCATCAACACGCTGCTGGGCAACATCGGCATCGCACCGATCCCGTGGCACTCGAACGCGTTCGCCAGCCACATCGCCATCGCCACAATGGTCAACTTCCGCTGGACCGGGTACAACACCCTCATCCTGCTCGCCGCGATGCAGGCGATCCCGCGCGACTACTACGAGGCCGCGACCGTGGACGGCGCCGGCAAGATGCGCCAGTTCTTCGCCATCACCGTGCCGAGCCTGCGCCCCACCCTCATCTTCGTCATCATCACCTCGACGATCGGCGGCCTGCAGATCTTCGACGAGCCGCGCATGTACGACCAGTACGGCACCGGCGGCGCCAACTACCAATGGCTCACCATCACCCTGTGGCTGTACGACATCGGATGGGGCGAGTGGAACTTCGGCCGCGCCGCGGCGCTGGCCTGGATCCTGTTCCTGATCATCCTGGTGATCGGCATCATCAATCTGTTCGTCACGCGCGGCCTGGTCCGCGATGAAGGCGCCCGCGGCTCGCTGTCGCGCCGAGATCGGCGGTTCGCCGCCCGGGAGGCGCGTCGCGCCGTGGCAGCGGATGCCGCGTCCCGCAGCATCCCGGCATCCGATCCCCGTCCCCGAGAGGAGGGAGAGCGATGA
- a CDS encoding GH1 family beta-glucosidase codes for MTATTERTTATVAVPVRPFPTDFLFGAATAAFQIEGAAFEEGRRASIWDAFCRVPGAVINGDTGDVACDHYHRYPEDVALMKSMGLQTYRFSTSWSRVRPDGGDINPQGVDFYKRLVDELLDADILPWLTLYHWDLPQALQDRGGWTNRDTADRFTEYALDMHEALGDRVKVWTTLNEPWCSSFLSYTAGVHAPGHYSVTEGMLAAHHLMLGHGQAVRELRRRDASLDLGITLNLTVADPADPNDPADIAAARKIDGRFNRWFLDPVFRGEYPSDVVEEIRAVDPASVAALEEAIRPGDLETIATRIDALGVNYYHGELVGARPPVTPQRSGDAPTERATASPFPASEGIYWYDRGLPQTAMHWDVQPEGLTRLLERVWDEYAKPAGTVLYVTENGAAYDDATVVEDGETRVHDPERTDFLCVHLGAILDAIDAGVDVRGYFYWSLLDNFEWAWGYDKRFGIVWVDYDTQERALKDSGRDYRRIISQRALDVAPGPAE; via the coding sequence ATGACCGCCACCACCGAAAGGACCACCGCGACCGTGGCTGTGCCAGTTCGACCGTTTCCCACCGACTTCCTCTTCGGCGCCGCCACCGCCGCGTTCCAGATCGAGGGCGCGGCCTTCGAAGAGGGCCGTCGCGCCTCCATCTGGGATGCGTTCTGCCGTGTGCCCGGCGCTGTGATCAACGGCGACACCGGCGACGTCGCGTGCGACCACTACCACCGCTACCCGGAAGACGTCGCGCTCATGAAGAGCATGGGACTGCAGACGTACCGGTTCTCGACCTCGTGGTCGCGCGTGCGTCCGGACGGCGGCGACATCAACCCGCAGGGCGTCGACTTCTACAAGCGCCTGGTCGACGAACTGCTGGATGCCGACATCCTGCCGTGGCTGACGCTGTACCACTGGGACCTCCCGCAGGCGCTGCAGGACCGCGGCGGCTGGACCAACCGCGACACCGCCGACCGCTTCACCGAGTACGCGCTCGACATGCACGAGGCGCTCGGCGACCGGGTCAAGGTCTGGACGACGCTGAACGAGCCGTGGTGCTCGTCGTTCCTCAGCTACACCGCCGGGGTGCACGCGCCGGGTCACTACAGCGTGACCGAGGGCATGCTCGCCGCGCACCATCTGATGCTCGGCCACGGTCAGGCCGTGCGCGAGCTGCGCCGCCGCGACGCGTCGCTCGATCTCGGGATCACCCTCAACCTCACGGTGGCCGACCCCGCCGACCCGAACGATCCGGCGGACATCGCCGCCGCGCGCAAGATCGACGGCCGTTTCAACCGCTGGTTCCTGGACCCGGTGTTCCGCGGTGAGTACCCCTCCGATGTGGTGGAGGAGATCCGCGCGGTGGACCCGGCATCCGTCGCCGCCCTCGAGGAGGCGATCCGCCCGGGCGATCTCGAGACGATCGCGACCCGCATCGACGCCCTCGGCGTCAACTATTACCACGGCGAACTGGTCGGCGCGCGGCCGCCGGTCACGCCGCAGCGCAGTGGGGATGCCCCGACCGAGCGAGCGACCGCGTCGCCGTTCCCCGCGTCGGAGGGCATCTACTGGTACGACCGCGGTCTGCCGCAGACGGCCATGCACTGGGACGTGCAGCCCGAGGGCCTCACGCGACTGCTCGAGCGGGTCTGGGATGAGTACGCGAAGCCGGCCGGCACCGTGCTCTACGTCACCGAGAACGGCGCGGCATACGATGACGCGACTGTCGTCGAGGACGGCGAGACCCGGGTGCACGACCCCGAGCGCACCGACTTCCTGTGCGTCCACCTCGGTGCGATCCTCGACGCGATCGACGCCGGCGTCGATGTGCGGGGATACTTCTACTGGTCGCTCCTGGACAATTTCGAGTGGGCGTGGGGCTACGACAAGCGGTTCGGCATCGTGTGGGTCGACTACGACACGCAGGAGCGTGCGCTCAAGGACAGCGGACGCGACTACCGTCGGATCATCTCGCAGCGCGCGCTGGACGTGGCACCGGGACCAGCGGAGTAG
- a CDS encoding ABC transporter substrate-binding protein: MNSRALRRTAILTAAASVSALVLAGCASGGGTTPTADPNKEITLTVATFNDFGYTDELLAEYTKEHPNVKVVQNKAATSNDARANYFQKLGKTGLADVEAIEVDWLPEVMKYSDLLAPVPADLTDRWLDWKVDAATDPDGNLIGYGTDIGPEGICYRSDLFAAAGLPTDRDEVAALLEGDWAKYFEVGNTYTAATGKAFFDSAGGTYQGMINQVEAAYEDPKTGDIIATENPEVKDIYDQVLDASATQSAHLGQWSDDWFAGLSNGAFATMLCPGWMLGVISGNAEDVTTWDIANVFPNGGGNWGGSYLTVPANGENVAAAQELADWLTAPEQQIKAFTNAGTFPSQNEALTDPTLLESTNEFFNNAPVGQILTDRANAVTVAPFKGAFYFQINDAMQKALTRVEDGTQDAATSWDQWVSEVNAIK; the protein is encoded by the coding sequence GTGAACTCACGCGCACTGCGGCGCACGGCGATCCTGACCGCTGCCGCATCCGTTTCAGCCCTCGTTCTCGCGGGCTGCGCATCCGGTGGCGGCACCACGCCGACCGCCGACCCGAACAAGGAGATCACCCTCACGGTCGCCACGTTCAACGACTTCGGGTACACCGACGAGCTTCTCGCCGAGTACACGAAGGAGCACCCGAACGTGAAGGTCGTGCAGAACAAGGCGGCGACCTCCAACGACGCCCGCGCGAACTACTTCCAGAAGCTCGGCAAGACCGGCCTCGCCGACGTCGAGGCCATCGAGGTCGACTGGCTGCCCGAGGTCATGAAGTACTCCGACCTGCTCGCGCCGGTTCCGGCCGACCTGACCGACCGCTGGCTGGACTGGAAGGTGGATGCCGCCACCGACCCCGACGGCAACCTCATCGGCTACGGCACCGACATCGGCCCTGAGGGCATCTGCTACCGCTCCGACCTGTTCGCCGCCGCCGGTCTCCCGACCGACCGCGACGAGGTCGCCGCTCTCCTCGAGGGTGACTGGGCGAAGTACTTCGAGGTCGGCAACACCTACACCGCAGCAACGGGCAAGGCGTTCTTCGACTCCGCAGGCGGCACCTACCAGGGCATGATCAACCAGGTCGAGGCAGCCTACGAGGACCCGAAGACCGGTGACATCATCGCCACCGAGAACCCCGAGGTCAAGGACATCTACGACCAGGTGCTCGACGCCAGCGCGACGCAGTCCGCTCACCTCGGCCAGTGGTCCGACGACTGGTTCGCCGGCCTGTCCAACGGCGCGTTCGCCACGATGCTGTGCCCGGGCTGGATGCTCGGCGTCATCTCCGGCAACGCCGAGGATGTCACCACGTGGGACATCGCCAACGTGTTCCCCAACGGCGGCGGCAACTGGGGCGGTTCGTACCTGACCGTTCCCGCCAACGGCGAGAACGTCGCGGCGGCACAGGAGCTGGCCGACTGGCTGACCGCTCCCGAGCAGCAGATCAAGGCGTTCACCAACGCCGGCACGTTCCCGAGCCAGAACGAGGCGCTCACCGACCCGACTCTGCTCGAGTCGACGAACGAGTTCTTCAACAACGCTCCGGTCGGGCAGATCCTCACCGACCGCGCGAACGCCGTGACCGTCGCTCCGTTCAAGGGCGCGTTCTACTTCCAGATCAACGACGCGATGCAGAAGGCTCTGACCCGCGTCGAGGACGGAACGCAGGACGCCGCGACCTCATGGGACCAGTGGGTCTCTGAAGTCAACGCGATCAAGTAG
- a CDS encoding LacI family DNA-binding transcriptional regulator, translated as MSAGAIHGAVTIEEVAAAAGVSRSTVSRVVNGSTAVSPNALESVRRAISDLNYVPNRAARSLASRQTHAIALIVPEDTTRFFGDPFFASIVSGINAGLRRSDYVLNLFIASDDPGDKTTSYVRGGSIDGAIIVSHHTSDSFIDRIAAAVPVVYGGRPVRERENAYYVDVDNVMGGRDATAYLIARGHRRIAMVTGPLTMPAGVDRLDGYREALAAAGLEEGPVEDGNFTADGGAAAMRRILAREDRPDAVFVASDLMARGALSVLAAEGLRVPDDIAIIGFDDSPVATSVTPQLTTMRQPSFEQGEKMAAVLMALLAGGDPQRVTILETELIERESV; from the coding sequence ATGAGTGCGGGGGCGATCCACGGAGCCGTCACGATCGAGGAGGTCGCCGCGGCAGCGGGGGTCTCCCGCTCGACGGTGTCCCGTGTCGTGAACGGTTCGACGGCGGTGAGCCCGAACGCGCTGGAATCGGTGCGGCGGGCGATCTCCGATCTGAACTACGTGCCCAACCGCGCTGCCCGGTCGCTCGCGAGCCGACAGACGCACGCGATCGCATTGATCGTTCCGGAGGACACCACGAGGTTCTTCGGCGACCCGTTCTTCGCCTCCATCGTCTCGGGCATCAACGCCGGGCTGCGGCGCTCGGACTACGTCCTGAACCTGTTCATCGCCAGCGATGACCCCGGCGACAAGACCACGAGCTACGTGCGCGGGGGCAGCATCGACGGGGCGATCATCGTGTCGCACCACACCAGCGACAGCTTCATCGACCGGATCGCGGCCGCGGTGCCGGTCGTCTACGGCGGCCGGCCCGTGCGCGAGCGTGAGAACGCGTACTACGTCGACGTCGACAACGTCATGGGCGGTCGGGATGCCACGGCCTATCTGATCGCGCGCGGTCATCGCCGGATCGCCATGGTCACCGGGCCTTTGACGATGCCCGCGGGGGTCGACCGACTGGACGGCTACCGCGAGGCGCTCGCCGCCGCCGGACTCGAAGAGGGTCCGGTGGAGGACGGCAACTTCACGGCCGACGGCGGAGCCGCCGCGATGCGCCGCATCCTGGCGCGCGAGGACCGGCCGGATGCCGTGTTCGTCGCGAGCGACCTGATGGCGCGCGGCGCGCTGTCGGTGCTGGCGGCCGAGGGGCTGCGGGTGCCCGACGACATCGCGATCATCGGGTTCGACGATTCGCCGGTCGCGACCTCCGTCACGCCGCAGCTGACCACGATGCGCCAGCCGTCGTTCGAGCAGGGCGAGAAGATGGCGGCCGTGCTGATGGCTCTGCTGGCCGGAGGCGACCCGCAGCGTGTGACGATCCTGGAGACCGAGCTGATCGAGCGCGAGTCGGTCTAG
- a CDS encoding carbohydrate ABC transporter permease, whose amino-acid sequence MSTVARVPLHVQDDQIPAEEKRRRRPRHIRGSRPGWFVYSSLAVVLIAAVFPFYWSLLIGSGDAGTIRDPNMSWLPGGNFFDNAAKVINDPAVNFWQALANSIYSSALISASVVFFSTLAGWAFAKLRFRGSKWLLIFVVATMAVPMQLGVVPLYILFSEIGWTGQIGAIIIPALTSAFGVFWMTQYLQQAVPDELIEAARVDGASSFRTFWTIGVTAARPAAAMLGLFTFVSSWNNFFWPFIVLDRQNPTLPVALSLLQSNYFVDYSVVLAGVLLSTIPLLILFIFAGKQLVSGIMAGAVKG is encoded by the coding sequence ATGAGCACCGTCGCCCGCGTCCCGCTCCATGTCCAGGACGACCAGATCCCCGCCGAGGAGAAGCGTCGCCGCCGGCCGCGCCACATCCGCGGGTCGCGCCCCGGATGGTTCGTCTACAGCTCGCTCGCCGTCGTGCTCATCGCCGCGGTGTTCCCCTTCTACTGGTCGCTCTTGATCGGGTCGGGGGACGCCGGCACCATCCGTGACCCGAACATGTCGTGGCTGCCCGGCGGCAACTTCTTCGACAACGCCGCAAAGGTCATCAACGACCCCGCCGTGAACTTCTGGCAGGCCCTCGCGAACTCGATCTACAGCTCGGCGCTGATCTCGGCATCCGTGGTCTTCTTCTCCACCCTCGCCGGCTGGGCGTTCGCAAAGCTGCGCTTCCGCGGCAGCAAGTGGCTGCTCATCTTCGTCGTGGCCACCATGGCCGTGCCGATGCAGCTCGGAGTGGTGCCGCTGTACATCCTGTTCAGCGAGATCGGCTGGACCGGGCAGATCGGCGCCATCATCATCCCGGCGCTGACCAGCGCGTTCGGCGTGTTCTGGATGACGCAGTACCTGCAGCAGGCCGTGCCCGACGAACTCATCGAGGCGGCGCGCGTCGACGGCGCGAGCTCGTTCCGCACCTTCTGGACGATCGGCGTCACCGCCGCACGCCCGGCGGCGGCGATGCTCGGACTGTTCACGTTCGTGTCGTCGTGGAACAACTTCTTCTGGCCGTTCATCGTGCTCGACCGGCAGAACCCGACACTGCCGGTGGCGCTGTCGCTGCTGCAGTCCAACTACTTCGTCGACTACTCGGTCGTCCTTGCGGGCGTACTGCTGTCGACGATCCCCCTGCTCATCCTCTTCATCTTCGCCGGCAAGCAGCTCGTCAGTGGCATCATGGCCGGAGCGGTGAAGGGATGA
- the purS gene encoding phosphoribosylformylglycinamidine synthase subunit PurS: MPTIVVDVMPKAELLDPQGKAVAGALARLGVDQFTSVRIGKRFELTVEGEVGEDVLAKAREIADEILSNSVIEDVVGVEVVE, translated from the coding sequence ATGCCCACCATCGTCGTCGACGTCATGCCCAAGGCCGAGCTGCTGGACCCGCAGGGGAAGGCCGTCGCCGGCGCCCTCGCCCGGCTCGGCGTGGACCAGTTCACCAGCGTGCGGATCGGCAAGCGTTTCGAGCTGACCGTCGAGGGCGAGGTCGGCGAGGACGTCCTGGCCAAGGCCCGCGAGATCGCCGACGAGATCCTCTCGAACTCGGTCATCGAGGACGTGGTCGGCGTCGAGGTGGTCGAATGA
- a CDS encoding DUF1761 domain-containing protein — translation MIPEINYWAVLLATASSMVVGSIWYTPKVFGTRWAKLADVDMNRPGMSATLPIIVTVLVSFVTAWVLAGATTIAWHFYGGSYFVAALVTAILLWAGFTAARFITHDAFEGRPTSLTVLNIAHELVTVVIMAILIGVWPPAGTV, via the coding sequence ATGATTCCCGAGATCAACTACTGGGCGGTGCTGCTGGCGACGGCTTCGAGCATGGTCGTCGGCTCGATCTGGTACACGCCGAAGGTCTTCGGCACGCGCTGGGCGAAGCTCGCCGACGTCGACATGAACCGGCCCGGAATGAGCGCCACCTTGCCGATCATCGTGACGGTGCTGGTCAGCTTCGTGACCGCGTGGGTGCTGGCCGGCGCGACCACCATCGCGTGGCACTTCTACGGCGGCAGCTACTTCGTGGCGGCGCTGGTCACGGCGATCCTGCTGTGGGCGGGCTTCACCGCGGCCCGCTTCATCACGCACGACGCCTTCGAAGGCCGGCCGACATCGCTGACCGTGCTGAACATCGCGCACGAGCTCGTCACGGTCGTGATCATGGCCATCCTCATCGGAGTCTGGCCGCCCGCCGGCACCGTCTGA
- the purQ gene encoding phosphoribosylformylglycinamidine synthase subunit PurQ, whose product MTARIGVITFPGSLDDRDAQRAIRVAGAEPVALWHGSHDLEGVDALVLPGGFSYGDYLRAGAIAALAPIMSEVKDAAAKGMPILGICNGFQMLVEAHLLPGGLIRNAHQQFIRRDQRLRVENASTAWTSDFEVGQEIVIPLKNADGGYIADAETLARVEGEGLVAFRYLGINPNGSLDDIAGLTNERGNIVGLMPHPEHAVEEGFGPDTRNAMRSGVDGLAFFTSAIAAVVGAAA is encoded by the coding sequence ATGACCGCCCGCATCGGCGTCATCACCTTCCCGGGCTCGCTCGACGATCGCGACGCGCAGCGCGCCATCCGCGTCGCCGGTGCCGAGCCGGTCGCCCTCTGGCACGGCTCGCACGACCTCGAGGGCGTCGACGCCCTCGTGCTGCCGGGCGGCTTCAGCTACGGCGACTACCTGCGCGCCGGCGCGATCGCGGCGCTCGCGCCGATCATGAGCGAGGTGAAGGATGCCGCGGCCAAGGGCATGCCCATCCTCGGCATCTGCAACGGCTTCCAGATGCTGGTCGAAGCGCACCTGCTTCCCGGCGGTCTGATCCGCAACGCGCACCAGCAGTTCATCCGCCGCGACCAGCGACTGCGCGTCGAGAACGCGTCGACCGCCTGGACCAGCGACTTCGAGGTCGGCCAGGAGATCGTCATCCCGTTGAAGAACGCGGACGGCGGCTACATCGCGGATGCCGAGACTCTGGCACGCGTCGAAGGCGAAGGCCTCGTCGCCTTCCGCTATCTCGGGATCAACCCGAACGGCTCGCTCGATGACATCGCCGGCCTGACCAACGAGCGCGGCAACATCGTGGGCCTCATGCCGCACCCCGAGCACGCGGTCGAAGAGGGCTTCGGCCCCGACACCCGCAACGCCATGCGCTCCGGTGTCGACGGACTCGCGTTCTTCACCTCCGCGATCGCCGCTGTGGTGGGCGCCGCGGCCTGA
- a CDS encoding 2-hydroxyacid dehydrogenase translates to MTTGIPSLIVSVPTAELAAALQPLPEGVDVHVWTMKDPAPSERLDIVVPPYMSLARVLPILETMQVGLVQGQSIGYDGVEALLPAGFVFANASSVHETSTAELALALTLAAQRHLPQYIRAQDEGRWAPDFATSLADRRVLLLGYGGVGKAVAARLAPFEVELTVVASRAREEDGMPVHGVDELAALLPEAEIVIVTLPGGDATRHLVDDAFLTALPDGALVVNVGRGTLVDTAALVDHVERGRIRAALDVTDPEPLPADHPLWTLPGVLIAPHVGGASSAMQPRIARLVRRQIERMLAGEQPLNIVIDHR, encoded by the coding sequence GTGACCACCGGCATCCCTTCCCTCATCGTGTCCGTTCCGACCGCGGAGCTCGCGGCCGCACTGCAGCCACTCCCGGAGGGGGTGGACGTGCACGTCTGGACGATGAAGGACCCCGCCCCGAGCGAGCGCCTCGACATCGTGGTGCCGCCGTACATGAGCCTGGCGCGCGTGCTGCCGATCCTCGAGACCATGCAGGTCGGGCTCGTCCAAGGCCAGTCCATCGGCTACGACGGGGTCGAAGCTCTATTGCCGGCCGGCTTCGTGTTCGCGAATGCCTCGAGCGTGCACGAGACCTCCACCGCCGAGCTCGCGCTCGCCCTCACGTTGGCCGCGCAGCGCCATCTCCCGCAGTACATCCGCGCGCAGGACGAGGGCCGCTGGGCCCCGGACTTCGCCACGAGCCTGGCCGATCGGCGCGTGCTGCTGCTCGGCTACGGCGGTGTCGGCAAGGCCGTCGCCGCACGGCTCGCGCCGTTCGAGGTCGAGCTGACGGTGGTCGCCAGCCGCGCCCGCGAGGAGGACGGGATGCCGGTGCACGGCGTCGACGAGCTGGCGGCGCTGCTCCCCGAAGCTGAGATCGTCATCGTCACGCTGCCGGGTGGCGACGCGACCCGGCACTTGGTCGATGACGCGTTCCTGACCGCTCTGCCCGACGGCGCCCTCGTGGTCAACGTCGGCCGCGGGACACTCGTGGACACGGCCGCCCTCGTCGACCACGTCGAGCGCGGCCGGATCCGCGCCGCGCTCGATGTCACCGACCCGGAGCCGCTGCCCGCGGATCACCCGCTGTGGACGCTGCCCGGCGTACTCATCGCCCCGCACGTGGGCGGGGCATCCAGCGCCATGCAGCCACGCATCGCGCGCCTCGTTCGCAGGCAGATCGAACGGATGCTGGCCGGCGAGCAGCCGCTGAACATCGTCATCGACCACCGCTGA
- a CDS encoding uracil-xanthine permease family protein gives MPTWTLHGNGRTVEPGKVVRPDERLNWGATIAIGVQHVIAMFGATFLVPVLTGFPVPTTLLFSGIGTILFLIITKNKLPSYLGSSFAFIAPVTAATASAGMGSALAGIVAVGILLAAVGFIVQFAGLGWIDKLMPPVVSGAIVALIGFNLAPVAWTNFQVEPLTATITLVAVILFSVVFRGFLGRISIFLGVIVGYIASVIIGAVNGTLDFTAVEQADWIGLPEFHIADFASPGTWSAIAMFLPVVLVLIAENVGHVRGVASMTDASVNRHTGRALIADGVATTIAGTFGGSGTTTYGENIGVMAATRVYSTAAYWVAGIAAILLSLSPKVGAVFNSIPPGVLGGVTTALYGLIGIIGIKIWVDNRVDFSRPVNQYTGAVALVIAIAGFTMQWGDFQLGAIVIGAAAALLIYHVGNAIARWRKTGADDGGPLPVIGQLGGDPQ, from the coding sequence ATGCCCACTTGGACCCTGCACGGAAACGGTCGCACCGTTGAGCCCGGCAAGGTGGTGCGACCCGACGAGCGACTGAACTGGGGCGCCACGATCGCGATCGGCGTGCAGCACGTCATCGCCATGTTCGGGGCGACATTCCTGGTTCCCGTGCTCACCGGGTTCCCGGTGCCCACGACGCTGCTGTTCTCGGGTATCGGCACGATCCTGTTCCTGATCATCACGAAGAACAAGCTGCCCAGCTACCTCGGCTCGTCGTTCGCATTCATCGCGCCGGTGACGGCCGCCACCGCATCGGCCGGCATGGGCTCGGCCCTGGCCGGCATCGTCGCGGTCGGCATCCTGCTCGCCGCCGTCGGCTTCATCGTGCAGTTCGCCGGACTCGGCTGGATCGACAAGCTGATGCCCCCCGTCGTCTCCGGTGCGATCGTCGCCCTGATCGGCTTCAACCTCGCCCCCGTGGCGTGGACGAACTTCCAGGTCGAACCACTCACAGCGACCATCACGCTCGTCGCCGTCATCCTGTTCAGCGTCGTGTTCCGCGGATTCCTCGGCCGTATCTCGATCTTCCTCGGCGTCATCGTCGGGTACATCGCGTCGGTGATCATCGGCGCCGTCAACGGCACGTTGGACTTCACCGCGGTCGAGCAGGCCGACTGGATCGGCCTGCCCGAGTTCCACATCGCCGACTTCGCATCGCCGGGCACGTGGAGCGCGATCGCGATGTTCCTGCCCGTCGTGCTGGTGCTCATCGCAGAGAACGTCGGCCACGTGCGCGGTGTCGCGTCGATGACGGATGCCTCGGTCAACCGTCACACCGGACGCGCACTCATCGCGGACGGCGTCGCGACCACGATCGCCGGAACCTTCGGCGGATCGGGTACGACCACGTACGGCGAGAACATCGGCGTCATGGCCGCGACCCGCGTCTACTCGACCGCGGCGTACTGGGTCGCCGGTATCGCCGCGATCCTGCTGTCGCTCTCGCCGAAGGTCGGCGCGGTGTTCAACTCCATCCCGCCGGGGGTGCTCGGCGGCGTCACGACCGCCCTCTACGGCCTGATCGGCATCATCGGCATCAAGATCTGGGTCGACAACCGCGTGGACTTCTCGCGCCCCGTCAACCAGTACACCGGCGCCGTCGCCCTCGTCATCGCGATCGCCGGCTTCACCATGCAGTGGGGCGACTTCCAGCTCGGCGCGATCGTCATCGGTGCCGCGGCGGCCCTGCTGATCTACCACGTGGGCAACGCGATCGCCCGGTGGCGCAAGACCGGCGCCGACGACGGCGGCCCGCTCCCCGTGATCGGCCAGCTCGGCGGCGACCCCCAGTAG
- a CDS encoding VOC family protein: protein MNEKLVTGTDKLAADTAMSAVTLLVGDLDAMTAYYRDVVTLQVLDAAGETVSLGRAGRPLVILRREPQLRHATPGSAGLFHTAILFESQTALAAALYSVARHAPGTFTGSADHIVSQAFYATDPEGNGIELYWDRTRTEWSWTHGQIEMGTLALDPNAFLSEHLTEAAVAGSTAQDAASIGHVHLSVGDVASARAFYVDALGFDETASMGNQALFVSAGGYHHHMAMNVWNSRGAGPRMPALGLGRVDLDLPDADSLGALAERLAGHGIAVRDDGRTLMFDDPWNNAMLATAPGR, encoded by the coding sequence ATGAATGAAAAGCTCGTGACGGGGACCGACAAGCTCGCGGCGGACACCGCGATGAGCGCGGTGACGCTGCTGGTCGGCGACCTCGACGCGATGACGGCGTACTACCGCGACGTCGTCACGCTGCAGGTGCTCGACGCCGCCGGCGAGACCGTGTCGCTGGGACGCGCCGGCCGGCCCCTCGTGATCCTGCGCCGCGAGCCGCAACTGCGCCACGCCACCCCCGGCAGCGCCGGGCTGTTCCACACCGCGATCCTCTTCGAGTCGCAGACCGCATTGGCCGCCGCGCTCTACTCGGTCGCACGGCACGCCCCCGGCACGTTCACCGGCAGCGCCGACCACATCGTCAGCCAGGCCTTCTACGCCACCGATCCCGAGGGCAACGGGATCGAGCTGTACTGGGACCGCACTCGCACCGAATGGTCATGGACGCACGGGCAGATCGAGATGGGCACACTCGCCCTCGACCCGAACGCCTTCCTCTCCGAACATCTGACCGAGGCCGCCGTTGCCGGATCGACGGCGCAGGATGCGGCATCCATCGGCCACGTGCATCTGTCAGTCGGGGATGTCGCCTCCGCCCGCGCGTTTTATGTCGATGCCCTCGGCTTCGACGAGACCGCCAGCATGGGCAACCAGGCCCTGTTCGTCAGCGCCGGCGGCTACCACCACCACATGGCGATGAATGTGTGGAACTCGCGGGGCGCGGGTCCGCGGATGCCGGCCCTCGGGCTGGGCCGCGTCGACCTCGACCTGCCCGACGCGGACTCGCTCGGCGCCCTCGCCGAACGTCTCGCCGGGCACGGCATCGCCGTGCGCGACGACGGCCGCACGCTCATGTTCGACGACCCGTGGAACAACGCGATGCTGGCGACGGCTCCGGGCCGCTAG